From Thalassotalea psychrophila:
GCGTATCATCTGGTGACAATGTTTCATTTGAACAGTCAGTAGGTACCTATGCTGATGGTGTTTATCGCGGCCGAATGAATCAGCAAAGGTCAGGTTTTTTCGATATGGAACGAGTGGAAGTACTAAAAGGCCCACAAGTTACACTATATGGTAATAGCTCTATTGGTGGTGCGTTAAGTATGATCACTAAACGACCAGAAGTTGGAGAAGATATTACTGGCGATATTACCGTTAAATATGAAACTGAATACGAAGAAAGTCAGGTTTTAGGTGGCATCAATGTTGGCATAACAGACGATTTAGCCGTAAGGGTTTCGGGTAAATTCAGAGATCAATCTGAAGGGGTTGCGTACAACAATTACGTTGACTCTCAAGATTACGAACCTACAAATTCAGACGAGGCGTTTCGTATTGGTATCGTTTGGCAGCCATCAGATGATTTAAATGTATATTTCCGTCATGAACAAAGCACGGCAGAGATGGAAGGCCATAATCTTAGCCTATTATCTCACGCTAGTTTTGATCAGAGTTACAATATTATCGATCATCCCAACTCACCGCTTGCTGGTTTTGGATTAGGTACTGATGAATTAAATATTGGTAATAGTGATTTATTCGTTAATGGCCCGGACGGTTATAAAAACGAAGCCGACGAAACTATGTTAGAAGTCGTTTGGGACATTAATGATAGTCTAACCCTAACGTCGATATCTGCCAGCAGTAACTATGATTATAATCATGCTTTCGACGTAGATATTATGCCTGTTGATTTTATCGATGCCGGTGAATCAGAAGACTATGAACAACTATCGCAAGAAGTTCGTTTAGATATTGCTGTGTCAGATAACATTGATTTGATGTTGGGTCTTTATTATCAAAGTGATGAAACAGACGTTCAATGGGATATTGATTTTAATTTACCTACCGCGTTTGTTCCTAAATTGATGCCGGGGTTGATTGAAGCCGGATTACCACCTGAAGATGCATTACAAACGGCATTGATGATGTCACCATCAGCACTCGATCGCCAAAACAACCTTACGCAAGAAACCGATCAACACGCGGTCTTTACCCAAATAGATTTTCAGGCAACGGACGAGCTCAGCCTAACTTTAGGGGCTCGTTATATTCAGGTTGAAAAAACCTCCGATCAAAACATGCGTTTGATCGATATCGATCACGTAGATCGTGGTTTTGGTGAAGATAAAGATATTAGTTGGGCGGTAGGTGCTCCTGCAGGCACATTGGTAATGCCAGATCATTTAGCCGGTTATTTGCTGTTAGGCTCAACCGGCGCGCCACACGATTTTGAAGGTTTAGTGCGAGAAGAAGATCACCTGATGCTACAAGCAAGCGTTAGATATAAATTCAATGATGATTTCATGATGTATATGAATGCAGCCAACGGCGCAAAATCAGGTGGTTTTGATATCTTATACGAAGGTGATACCTTTGGTGTAGCATCGCGTGAAGGGGCAGAGTACGAAGATGAAGAAGTTACTTCGTTTGAACTTGGTTTAAAACATGACTGGGAAGATTTTCGCTTAAATGTTGCCGCCTTCTATGGTGAATATGACAACTTGCAAGTGTCGTTGTTTAATGGCTCTGCAGGTTTTAATGTTGGTAATGCTGGTATGTCTACGCAATCAGGTATTGATGTTGAATTAACATGGCAGGCTACTGACAACCTAACCGTTATGGCGAATGCTGAGTATTTAGACTTTACCTATGACGAGTATCAAGGGGCTGGTTGTAGTTATAGTGAAAAGGTTGCGAACCAAAAGGCTAATCCTGATACACCTTGGGCCGACATTAAGAAAATGTCGTGTGACTGGAGTGGTCGCGATATTCCTTGGGTTCCTGATTTCAAAGCATTCGTTGCTGTTGAACATATAACCGAAATTGGTGATTTTGACATAACTAATTTACTTAGCGTAAGTTACAAAACCGAGCATACAACATCGTCAGATAACGAGGTGTTAACTATGCAAGATGCTTACGCA
This genomic window contains:
- a CDS encoding TonB-dependent receptor — encoded protein: MKVINNTETLRKSKLALAVAATFFIGSHAMAAEEAITEEKLEGLEVIQVTARKKTESIQDVPMSVNAITGKHIQDMGVHSVEDLSKYVPGLEQPKLAATSRLVLRGVSSGDNVSFEQSVGTYADGVYRGRMNQQRSGFFDMERVEVLKGPQVTLYGNSSIGGALSMITKRPEVGEDITGDITVKYETEYEESQVLGGINVGITDDLAVRVSGKFRDQSEGVAYNNYVDSQDYEPTNSDEAFRIGIVWQPSDDLNVYFRHEQSTAEMEGHNLSLLSHASFDQSYNIIDHPNSPLAGFGLGTDELNIGNSDLFVNGPDGYKNEADETMLEVVWDINDSLTLTSISASSNYDYNHAFDVDIMPVDFIDAGESEDYEQLSQEVRLDIAVSDNIDLMLGLYYQSDETDVQWDIDFNLPTAFVPKLMPGLIEAGLPPEDALQTALMMSPSALDRQNNLTQETDQHAVFTQIDFQATDELSLTLGARYIQVEKTSDQNMRLIDIDHVDRGFGEDKDISWAVGAPAGTLVMPDHLAGYLLLGSTGAPHDFEGLVREEDHLMLQASVRYKFNDDFMMYMNAANGAKSGGFDILYEGDTFGVASREGAEYEDEEVTSFELGLKHDWEDFRLNVAAFYGEYDNLQVSLFNGSAGFNVGNAGMSTQSGIDVELTWQATDNLTVMANAEYLDFTYDEYQGAGCSYSEKVANQKANPDTPWADIKKMSCDWSGRDIPWVPDFKAFVAVEHITEIGDFDITNLLSVSYKTEHTTSSDNEVLTMQDAYALVDYRLNFAPSEGTWHVALTVNNVADEDYDVYTSAVPLQDGAFTHALHKGRQLTLEAGYQF